CCACCATCGACCGCACTCAGTGGGGCGTGAACTACGGCATTCCCTACGGCTTCCCCAAGGAAGTGCGCCTGGTCCTGCAGATCGAAGCTGTGAAGCAGTAATCCAGGTCCGCAAGGACTCTCGAGTGAAGCCTCTTGCGGGCTCTCTCTTTGGCCTGGCCCGTGTAAACGGTCCGGGCTTTTTTGCGTCTGCGGCGTGCTTCAGACATAAATCCCCTTCAGCATAAAATTTACTTTAGGTTAATCAATTACGAATAGTAGAATAATCTCACTCACACAATCGAAGGAGACATCGCATGAGCCAAGCCGCCCCTACCCCGGTTTACTCCCAGCCCCGGCGTGCGGACATGAGCCAGCTGCCCGCACCTGCCGCCGTGCAGCAGTTGCACCACTACGCCTACAAGGCCAAGGATGCAGAAGAGACTCGTCACTTCTACGAGGACATCCTGGGCCTGCCGCTCTACCACATCATCCAGAGCGACTACGTTCCTTCCACGGGCGAATACTGCCCCTACACCCATTTCTTCTTCCGCCTCAAGGACGGCTCCTTCATCGCCTTCTTCGACATTGGCGACGACGAAGCGGCCCTGCCCTCACCCAACACTCCGATCTGGATCAATCACATCTCCTTCCGTGTGGACTCCGTGCAGGAGCTGGAAAACACCAAGGCCCGCCTGCAGGCCTGCGGCGTGGAAGTGCTGGGCGTGACCGATCACCACATCTTCAAGAGCATCTACTTCTTCGACCCCAACGGCATCCGCCTGGAGCTGACGGCCCAACTGGCCGACGAGCTGCAGATGCTCAAGGAAAGCAAGACCGCCCATGCACGCCTGGACGAGTGGACGGCCCGCAAGGAGCAGTGGCGCAAGGAACGTGCCGAAGGCAAGTCCGGCGCCCCCCTCAAGCCGCAGAACAACGACCGGCCGGAGTTTGTTCCTCCCAAGTAAGTTCCCCCTGGGGCGCTATGCCTAGGCGGCCCGCGCCTTCCCCTTCTCTGCTTCGCGGTGAGGGAGGACAGCCTCGTTGCGGGGCGGTTGGGTCCGCCCAGGTCTTGCTTGCTGTCCCTTTGCCGGGGCATGCTTATTCAAAGTGCAGTTGGCTCAGTCGGTATCAGTTTTATAGCTACGAGCGCCTGACAAATAAGCGCAGAAGGGCGAAATAAGACCTACCGCGCTCATCACCGGATCGGATCGCTAAAATCATTGGCAATCCGTCCTTATCTTTCATGCAGACGGCATCCCTTTTCAGGATGCCGTTTTCATTTCCAGAGTTCTTGTAACGCAGCCATGAGCGACACCATTCAACAGCCCGGCCTCGA
This region of Comamonas thiooxydans genomic DNA includes:
- a CDS encoding VOC family protein produces the protein MSQAAPTPVYSQPRRADMSQLPAPAAVQQLHHYAYKAKDAEETRHFYEDILGLPLYHIIQSDYVPSTGEYCPYTHFFFRLKDGSFIAFFDIGDDEAALPSPNTPIWINHISFRVDSVQELENTKARLQACGVEVLGVTDHHIFKSIYFFDPNGIRLELTAQLADELQMLKESKTAHARLDEWTARKEQWRKERAEGKSGAPLKPQNNDRPEFVPPK